One Fibrobacter sp. UWB13 DNA window includes the following coding sequences:
- a CDS encoding WXG100 family type VII secretion target, protein MSMNVAANPDEIIRFANQLQSYIEHLQEETSSISSAYNQVGNEWSDGKYAELGEALDAMRSQMQAFCEKAEEQIPHLHNMAERLYEYQQS, encoded by the coding sequence ATGTCCATGAACGTTGCCGCAAATCCAGATGAAATCATCCGATTCGCAAATCAGCTCCAAAGTTATATTGAGCACCTGCAAGAAGAAACATCATCCATTTCTTCAGCCTACAATCAAGTCGGCAACGAATGGTCCGACGGCAAGTACGCAGAACTAGGCGAAGCACTCGATGCCATGAGAAGCCAAATGCAGGCTTTCTGTGAAAAAGCAGAAGAACAAATTCCGCATTTGCATAACATGGCGGAACGATTGTACGAATACCAGCAAAGCTAG